A window of the Gossypium hirsutum isolate 1008001.06 chromosome A05, Gossypium_hirsutum_v2.1, whole genome shotgun sequence genome harbors these coding sequences:
- the LOC107957416 gene encoding uncharacterized protein — MGSSGASPRPCLERQSVLSETGPFGPLPNWFEGGAFIAHRDGREKGKPPFWFVVPFHGHWLNPQGFNDLQIGEGTPEHPQTVNRRCHTTRGKGDGQGVVAEGRPRVRQQHAWRARAAAVFSSLQRARV; from the exons ATGGGCTCATCGGGGGCGTCTCCTCGCCCATGCCTCGAACGGCAGTCGGTGTTGAGTGAAACGGGCCCTTTTGGTCCTCTTCCGAACTGGTTCGAAGGCGGAGCCTTCATAGCCCATCGCGACGGAAGAGAAAAGGGAAAACCCCCTTTTTGGTTCGTTGTTCCCTTCCACGGCCATTGGCTGAACCCCCAGGGGTTCAACGACCTTCAAATCGGCGAGGGAACGCCGGAGCACCCCCAAACAGTGAATCGGAG GTGTCATACGACGCGTGGAAAAGGCGATGGTCAGGGCGTGGTGGCCGAAGGGAGGCCAAGAGTTCGGCAGCAGCATGCCTGGAGGGCTAGGGCTGCTGCTGTTTTCTCTTCTTTGCAAAGGGCTAGGGTTTAG